The following proteins are encoded in a genomic region of Methylibium petroleiphilum PM1:
- a CDS encoding sigma-54-dependent transcriptional regulator, whose translation MSPASHFSLLVVDDEPDLRTLYELTLLREGYEIETAACVEDAWAQLADRTFSAVITDMRLPDGSGLDLLHRLEEAGRREKTIVITAYGSAESAVEALKAGAYDYLTKPVDLKLFRSVVASALGRAAASGPTVQPDQLPSESGAARPSRAGVAARPVPTIVIGPAAAVVPPAGALARMAGNSAPMQQVRSLIEKVSRSMAPVLVHGESGTGKELVARAIHDSGVRRSQPFIAVNCGAIPEQLLEAEFFGYRRGAFTGANEDRDGFFQAARGGTLFLDEIGDLPLSMQSKLLRSIQERSVRPVGATTETALDVRIVSATHKNLAADVQAGRFRQDLYYRLNVIQIRVPPLRERLEDLPAICERVLERIAADAGVSPPPRLTRDALAYLLRYPFGGNVRELENLLHRAVALCDGDVIDVGDLDLPESAFSDSGRAELAALPADVPPPSAAEFPASAALPTPLPDDLAAYLDGVERDILVRALERYRFNRTAAGASLGLSLRQMRYRMARLGVMVAEHGVAIGPGADDSDDELPPAGSGRA comes from the coding sequence ATGAGCCCGGCCTCGCATTTCAGCCTGCTGGTGGTCGACGACGAGCCTGACCTGCGCACCCTCTACGAGCTGACGCTGCTGCGCGAGGGCTACGAGATCGAGACCGCAGCCTGTGTCGAGGACGCCTGGGCGCAGCTCGCCGACCGTACGTTCAGCGCGGTGATCACCGACATGCGTCTGCCCGACGGCAGCGGGCTCGACCTGCTGCATCGCCTGGAGGAAGCCGGGCGCCGCGAGAAGACCATCGTCATCACCGCCTACGGCTCGGCGGAAAGCGCCGTCGAGGCGCTGAAGGCCGGCGCCTACGACTACCTGACCAAGCCGGTCGACCTGAAACTGTTCCGCAGCGTCGTGGCGTCTGCCCTCGGTCGGGCCGCGGCCAGCGGTCCGACGGTGCAGCCCGATCAGTTGCCGTCCGAGTCCGGGGCGGCGCGGCCCTCGCGCGCCGGCGTTGCCGCACGCCCGGTGCCGACGATCGTGATCGGCCCGGCCGCTGCGGTGGTCCCTCCGGCCGGCGCGCTGGCGCGGATGGCAGGCAACTCGGCCCCGATGCAGCAGGTGCGTTCGCTGATCGAGAAGGTCTCGCGCAGCATGGCACCGGTGCTGGTGCATGGCGAGTCCGGCACCGGCAAGGAGCTGGTCGCACGGGCGATCCACGACAGCGGCGTGCGCCGGAGTCAGCCCTTCATTGCGGTGAACTGCGGGGCGATCCCTGAGCAGTTGCTGGAAGCCGAGTTCTTCGGCTACCGACGCGGTGCGTTCACGGGGGCGAACGAGGACCGCGACGGTTTCTTCCAGGCCGCGCGTGGCGGCACGCTGTTCCTCGACGAGATTGGTGATCTGCCGCTGTCGATGCAGAGCAAGCTGCTGCGCTCGATCCAGGAACGCTCGGTGCGGCCGGTGGGCGCGACGACGGAGACGGCGCTGGACGTTCGCATCGTCAGCGCGACACACAAGAACCTGGCGGCCGACGTGCAGGCGGGGCGCTTCCGCCAGGACCTGTACTACCGGCTCAACGTGATCCAGATCCGGGTGCCGCCGCTGCGCGAGCGGCTCGAGGATCTGCCGGCGATCTGCGAGCGCGTGTTGGAGCGCATCGCCGCCGACGCCGGAGTCAGTCCGCCGCCGCGGCTGACGCGTGACGCGCTCGCCTACTTGCTGCGCTACCCCTTCGGCGGCAACGTCCGCGAACTCGAGAACCTGCTGCACCGGGCCGTCGCGCTCTGCGATGGCGATGTGATCGATGTCGGCGACCTCGATCTGCCCGAGTCGGCGTTCAGCGACAGCGGGCGTGCCGAGCTGGCGGCGCTGCCAGCGGATGTGCCGCCGCCGAGCGCCGCCGAGTTCCCGGCGAGCGCGGCGCTGCCGACGCCGTTGCCGGACGATCTCGCCGCCTACCTCGACGGCGTCGAGCGCGACATCCTCGTGCGTGCGCTGGAGCGTTACCGCTTCAATCGCACTGCTGCAGGCGCCAGCCTCGGTCTCTCGCTGCGACAGATGCGCTATCGCATGGCGCGGCTGGGGGTCATGGTCGCCGAGCATGGCGTGGCCATCGGGCCGGGTGCCGACGACTCGGATGACGAACTGCCGCCCGCCGGATCGGGGCGGGCGTGA
- the ampD gene encoding 1,6-anhydro-N-acetylmuramyl-L-alanine amidase AmpD, producing the protein MSLQGTHWQDGWWSAARRVDSPNHGPRPEGTEVTLALIHSISLPPGSYGGDSIERLFTNTLDWDAHPYFQQIRGLEVSSHFVVRRDGELLQFVPTARRAWHAGRSAWRGRENCNDYSIGIELEGLEGERFEPSQYERLAELLHALARQHPLRDVAGHEHVAPGRKLDPGAGFEWVRLQSLTEWPDRYFPKGVLASR; encoded by the coding sequence GTGAGCCTGCAGGGCACGCACTGGCAGGACGGTTGGTGGTCGGCTGCGCGCCGCGTCGATTCGCCCAACCATGGGCCGCGGCCAGAAGGCACCGAGGTCACGCTGGCGCTGATCCATTCGATCAGCCTGCCGCCTGGCAGCTATGGAGGCGACTCGATCGAGCGGCTGTTCACCAACACGCTCGACTGGGATGCTCACCCCTATTTCCAGCAGATCCGCGGCCTCGAGGTGTCGTCGCATTTCGTCGTCCGGCGCGACGGCGAGCTGCTGCAGTTCGTGCCGACAGCGCGGCGGGCCTGGCATGCCGGCCGCTCGGCGTGGCGAGGCCGGGAGAACTGCAACGACTATTCGATCGGCATCGAGCTCGAAGGTCTGGAGGGCGAGCGCTTCGAGCCGTCGCAGTACGAGCGCCTCGCCGAGTTGCTGCACGCGCTCGCGCGGCAGCACCCGTTGCGCGACGTGGCCGGGCATGAGCACGTGGCTCCCGGGCGCAAGCTCGACCCCGGCGCCGGCTTCGAGTGGGTGCGCCTGCAGTCGCTGACAGAATGGCCGGATCGGTACTTTCCCAAGGGTGTGCTCGCCTCGCGCTGA
- the prmA gene encoding 50S ribosomal protein L11 methyltransferase produces the protein MFELVLLAREEQVESVSDALMELEALSISVEDADADTPSEQALFGEPDMPAPKAGWQRSTLRALFPDESSATDAATLLLAQEWAADLQVHSLQPVPEQDWVRLTQSQFAPVEITPTFWIVPSWHEAPAAATQVIRLDPGLAFGTGTHPTTRMCLRWIATHEAAVRGRRVLDYGCGSGILAIGAALFGAAPIDAVDIDPAAIQSTRDNAHANGVTLEAGLPERAGSPSAAYPLVLANILATPLKLLAPLLSAHVAAGGHLVLAGILERQAAELQAAYAPWLALEVSDREDGWILMTARRAA, from the coding sequence ATGTTCGAGCTGGTGCTGCTCGCCCGCGAGGAGCAGGTCGAGTCAGTGTCGGACGCGCTGATGGAACTCGAAGCGCTGAGCATCTCGGTCGAAGACGCGGACGCCGACACACCGTCCGAGCAGGCGTTGTTCGGTGAACCCGACATGCCTGCACCGAAGGCCGGTTGGCAGCGCTCGACGCTGCGCGCCCTGTTTCCGGACGAGTCCAGCGCGACCGATGCGGCGACGCTGTTGCTGGCTCAGGAGTGGGCGGCCGATCTACAGGTGCACTCGCTGCAGCCGGTGCCCGAACAGGACTGGGTGCGATTGACGCAGTCGCAGTTCGCGCCGGTCGAGATCACGCCGACCTTCTGGATCGTGCCGTCATGGCATGAGGCGCCGGCCGCGGCGACGCAGGTGATACGGCTCGACCCTGGCCTCGCCTTCGGCACCGGCACGCATCCGACGACGCGCATGTGTCTGCGCTGGATCGCCACGCACGAGGCTGCGGTGCGCGGCCGGCGCGTTCTCGACTATGGCTGCGGCTCGGGCATCCTTGCCATCGGTGCCGCACTGTTCGGGGCCGCGCCGATCGACGCGGTCGACATCGACCCGGCGGCGATCCAGTCGACTCGGGACAACGCACATGCCAATGGCGTGACGCTCGAAGCCGGGCTGCCCGAACGCGCCGGCAGCCCGTCGGCCGCCTATCCGCTGGTGCTGGCCAACATCCTGGCCACACCGTTGAAGCTGCTGGCACCGCTGCTCAGCGCCCATGTCGCCGCGGGCGGCCACCTCGTGCTGGCCGGCATCCTGGAGCGCCAGGCCGCCGAGCTGCAGGCCGCCTATGCGCCATGGCTGGCGCTCGAGGTCAGCGATCGCGAAGACGGCTGGATCCTGATGACCGCCCGCCGCGCCGCCTGA
- a CDS encoding ribonucleotide-diphosphate reductase subunit beta produces MLVWEDDARSASTATHHTPPSSLRDARATDPSSPISSSPATQSAALFDAPPAAAHAVKPSAAAGTRRVNVADKRIINGQTDVNQLVPFKYKWAWEKYLATCANHWMPQEVNMSRDIATWKDPNGLSEDERRIIKRNLGFFVTADSLAANNIVLGTYRHITAPECRQFLLRQAFEEAIHTHAYQYIVESLGLDESEIFNAYNEVQSIRDKDEFLIPFIGAIMDPNFHTGTLENDRTLLKSLIVFACLMEGLFFYVGFTQILALGRQNKMTGAAEQYQYILRDESMHCNFGIDLINQIKLENPQLWTAEFKAEIKALFMKAVELEYRYAEDTMPRGVLGLNASMFKGYLRYIANRRATQIGLEELFPNEENPFPWMSEMIDLKKERNFFETRVIEYQSGGALSWD; encoded by the coding sequence ATGCTGGTTTGGGAAGACGACGCTCGTTCCGCCTCCACTGCGACGCATCACACTCCGCCCTCATCGCTGCGCGATGCACGGGCCACAGACCCGTCATCCCCGATTTCCTCGTCGCCCGCAACGCAGTCTGCTGCCTTGTTCGATGCGCCTCCGGCTGCGGCCCATGCCGTGAAGCCTTCGGCGGCAGCGGGCACGCGCCGCGTCAACGTGGCCGACAAGCGCATCATCAACGGCCAGACCGACGTCAACCAACTGGTGCCGTTCAAGTACAAGTGGGCGTGGGAGAAGTACCTCGCCACCTGTGCGAATCACTGGATGCCGCAAGAGGTCAACATGTCGCGCGACATCGCGACCTGGAAGGATCCGAACGGCTTGTCGGAAGACGAGCGCCGCATCATCAAGCGCAACCTCGGCTTCTTCGTGACCGCCGATTCGCTGGCCGCCAACAACATCGTGCTGGGCACCTACCGCCACATCACCGCGCCCGAGTGCCGGCAGTTCCTGTTGCGCCAAGCCTTCGAAGAAGCGATCCACACGCACGCCTACCAGTACATCGTCGAGTCGCTGGGCCTGGACGAGAGCGAGATCTTCAACGCCTACAACGAGGTCCAGTCGATCCGCGACAAGGACGAGTTCCTGATCCCCTTCATCGGCGCGATCATGGATCCGAACTTCCACACCGGCACGCTCGAGAACGATCGCACGCTGCTGAAATCGCTGATCGTCTTCGCCTGCCTGATGGAAGGTCTGTTCTTCTACGTCGGCTTCACGCAGATCCTCGCGCTCGGTCGGCAGAACAAGATGACGGGCGCGGCCGAGCAGTACCAATACATCCTGCGTGACGAGTCGATGCACTGCAACTTCGGCATCGACCTGATCAACCAGATCAAGCTCGAGAACCCCCAGCTGTGGACCGCCGAATTCAAGGCCGAGATCAAGGCCCTGTTCATGAAGGCCGTCGAACTGGAATACCGCTACGCCGAAGACACCATGCCGCGCGGCGTGCTCGGTCTGAACGCGTCCATGTTCAAGGGCTACCTGCGTTACATCGCGAACCGGCGCGCGACGCAGATCGGCCTGGAGGAGCTCTTCCCGAACGAGGAAAACCCGTTCCCGTGGATGAGTGAAATGATCGACCTGAAGAAGGAGCGCAATTTCTTCGAGACCCGCGTCATCGAGTACCAGTCCGGTGGCGCGCTCTCCTGGGATTGA
- a CDS encoding ribonucleoside-diphosphate reductase subunit alpha: protein MQSISSSVPAAALAGGALAATAVSRAAPGSSAYAGYQIIRRNGAVVAFEPNKIAVALMKAFLAVHGTQGAASASVREMVDGLTESVVRALLRSRPGGGTFHIEDVQDAVELGLMRGGHHEIARAYVLYRERRAQERAKQGAAPVTPAVALHVIDRGQRVPLDTGRLQALVESACANLGSEVQAAPILAETQRNLYDGVPIDEVYKAAILAARTLIEKDPAYTRATARLLLHTIRREILGGEVLHEEMQQRYADYFPGFIKQGVEAELLDERLMQYDLRRLGEALKADRDLQFDYLGLQTLYDRYFLHVRKARIELPQAFFMRVAMGLALNEVDREARAIEFYEVLSSFDFMSSTPTLFNSGTRRSQLSSCYLTTVADDLDGIYEAIKENALLSKFAGGLGNDWTPVRALGSHIKGTNGESQGVVPFLKVVNDTAVAVNQGGKRKGAVCAYLETWHLDIEEFLELRKNTGDDRRRTHDMNTANWIPDLFMRRVIEGGDWTLFSPSTCPDLHDKFGIAFEQAYTAYEQKADRGELKLYKRVPAKDLWRKMLSMLFETGHPWITFKDACNVRSPQQHVGVVHSSNLCTEITLNTNGSEIAVCNLGSVNLAQHLMHGAEGLEIDHAKLRKTVSTAMRMLDNVIDINYYAVKKARDSNLRHRPVGLGVMGFQDSLYQLRIAYASQQAVEYADRSMEAVCYHAYWASTELAEERGRYSSYKGSLWDRGILPIDSLDLLAEQRGGYVDVDRSTSLDWDALRARIQQHGMRNSNCVAIAPTATISNIIGVDASIEPSFSNLSVKSNLSGEFTVINEYLVRDLKKLGLWDDVMVMDLKHFDGSLRRIDRVPEELKSLYATAFEVEPTWLVEAAARRQKWIDQAQSLNIYMAGASGKKLDDTYKLAWQRGLKTTYYLRTVGATHAEKSTVKAGHLNAVSSGSGGVDAVAAAAQAQFDAASSVPATDMKFCAIDDPTCEACQ from the coding sequence ATGCAATCCATCAGCTCCAGCGTTCCGGCCGCCGCTCTTGCCGGCGGCGCGCTCGCCGCCACCGCAGTTTCGCGGGCGGCTCCCGGCAGCTCGGCCTATGCCGGCTACCAGATCATCCGGCGCAACGGAGCGGTGGTGGCGTTCGAGCCGAACAAGATCGCCGTGGCCTTGATGAAGGCCTTCCTGGCCGTGCACGGCACGCAGGGTGCGGCCTCGGCCAGCGTCCGCGAGATGGTCGATGGTCTGACCGAATCGGTGGTGCGCGCGCTGCTGCGTTCACGTCCGGGCGGCGGCACCTTCCACATCGAGGACGTCCAGGATGCGGTTGAACTTGGGCTGATGCGCGGCGGGCACCACGAGATCGCCCGCGCCTATGTGCTGTACCGCGAGCGCCGCGCTCAGGAGCGCGCCAAGCAGGGCGCTGCGCCGGTGACGCCGGCCGTCGCACTGCACGTGATCGATCGCGGCCAGCGCGTGCCGCTCGACACCGGCCGGTTGCAGGCCCTGGTGGAATCGGCCTGTGCCAATCTCGGCAGCGAGGTGCAGGCTGCGCCGATCCTCGCCGAGACCCAGCGGAACCTGTACGACGGCGTGCCGATCGACGAGGTCTACAAGGCCGCCATCCTGGCCGCCCGCACGCTGATCGAGAAGGACCCGGCCTACACGCGGGCGACTGCGCGGCTGCTGCTGCACACCATCCGCCGCGAAATCCTCGGCGGCGAGGTGCTCCACGAGGAAATGCAGCAGCGCTATGCCGACTACTTCCCGGGCTTCATCAAGCAGGGTGTCGAGGCCGAACTGCTCGACGAGCGGCTGATGCAGTACGACCTGCGCCGCCTGGGCGAGGCGCTCAAGGCCGACCGCGACCTGCAGTTCGACTACCTCGGCCTGCAGACGCTGTACGACCGCTACTTCCTGCACGTTCGCAAGGCGCGCATCGAATTGCCGCAGGCCTTCTTCATGCGCGTGGCCATGGGCCTGGCGCTGAACGAGGTCGACCGCGAGGCGCGGGCAATCGAGTTCTACGAGGTGCTGTCGAGCTTCGACTTCATGTCGAGCACGCCGACGCTGTTCAACAGCGGCACGCGCCGCTCGCAGCTGTCGAGCTGCTACCTCACGACCGTGGCCGACGACCTGGACGGCATCTACGAGGCGATCAAGGAGAACGCGTTGCTCTCCAAGTTCGCCGGTGGTCTGGGCAACGACTGGACACCGGTGCGTGCGCTCGGCAGTCACATCAAGGGCACCAACGGCGAGTCGCAGGGCGTCGTGCCATTCCTGAAGGTCGTCAACGACACCGCGGTGGCCGTCAACCAGGGCGGCAAGCGCAAGGGGGCGGTCTGTGCCTACCTGGAAACCTGGCACCTCGACATCGAGGAGTTCCTGGAGCTGCGCAAGAACACCGGCGACGACCGCCGTCGCACCCACGACATGAACACCGCGAACTGGATCCCCGATCTGTTCATGCGGCGCGTCATCGAAGGCGGCGACTGGACGCTGTTCTCGCCGTCCACCTGCCCGGACCTGCATGACAAGTTCGGCATCGCTTTCGAGCAGGCGTACACCGCATACGAACAGAAGGCCGATCGAGGCGAGCTCAAGCTCTACAAGCGCGTGCCGGCCAAGGACCTGTGGCGCAAGATGCTGTCGATGCTGTTCGAGACCGGGCATCCGTGGATCACGTTCAAGGATGCCTGCAACGTCCGCTCGCCCCAGCAGCATGTCGGCGTGGTGCACTCTTCGAACCTGTGCACCGAGATCACGCTCAACACCAACGGCAGCGAGATCGCGGTCTGCAACCTCGGCTCGGTCAACCTCGCCCAGCACCTGATGCACGGCGCCGAGGGTCTGGAGATCGACCACGCCAAGCTGAGGAAGACGGTGTCGACGGCGATGCGCATGCTCGACAACGTGATCGACATCAACTACTACGCGGTCAAGAAGGCACGCGACTCCAATCTGCGCCACCGCCCGGTCGGCCTGGGCGTGATGGGCTTCCAGGACAGCCTCTACCAACTGCGCATTGCCTACGCTTCGCAGCAGGCGGTCGAGTACGCCGACCGTTCGATGGAGGCGGTGTGCTACCACGCCTATTGGGCCTCGACCGAACTGGCCGAGGAGCGCGGCCGCTATTCCAGTTACAAGGGTTCGCTGTGGGACCGCGGCATCCTGCCGATCGACAGCCTGGATCTGCTGGCCGAGCAGCGCGGCGGCTACGTCGACGTCGACCGTTCCACCTCGCTCGACTGGGACGCGCTGCGCGCGCGCATCCAGCAGCACGGCATGCGCAATTCCAACTGCGTGGCGATCGCTCCGACCGCGACCATCTCCAACATCATCGGCGTGGACGCGTCGATCGAGCCGTCGTTCAGCAACCTGTCGGTCAAGTCCAACCTGTCGGGCGAGTTCACGGTCATCAACGAGTACCTCGTGCGTGATCTGAAGAAGCTCGGTCTGTGGGACGACGTGATGGTGATGGACCTCAAGCACTTCGATGGTTCGCTGCGTCGCATCGACCGCGTGCCAGAGGAACTGAAGTCGCTCTACGCGACGGCCTTCGAGGTCGAGCCGACCTGGCTGGTCGAGGCGGCGGCACGCCGCCAGAAATGGATCGACCAGGCGCAGAGCCTCAACATCTACATGGCGGGCGCGTCCGGCAAGAAGCTCGACGACACCTACAAGCTCGCGTGGCAGCGTGGCCTGAAGACCACCTACTACCTGCGCACGGTGGGCGCGACGCATGCCGAGAAATCGACGGTGAAGGCGGGGCACCTGAATGCCGTGTCGAGCGGCAGCGGTGGTGTCGATGCCGTGGCTGCCGCAGCGCAAGCGCAGTTCGATGCTGCGAGCAGCGTGCCTGCCACCGACATGAAGTTCTGCGCGATCGACGACCCGACGTGCGAGGCCTGTCAGTGA
- a CDS encoding zinc-ribbon and DUF3426 domain-containing protein, with protein sequence MSLATRCTACGTIFRVVQDQLKVSEGWVRCGRCQDTFNALEGLFDLEREAPPQRIPKAGATQSVVEGMAEFVASHHPGNSEHGALPAMPATQEHDAIESRFFAPQSDDSRSDEHPDFADARFPSEFPPDAAALEPDATEDPVDALPPASPKSAPPSTPLLQRWRDSRAARQAAAMSSLLEAPIGDEAAMPPPAAPAVAGTPGFLRQAEDAARWRRPRVRASLVVAAALLIGTLLTQIAVQYRDAFAAQWPQARPTLETLCEVLDCRIEPLRRLAAITVESSGLTQVEGSDAYRLSLTLHNRGQVDIALPSVDLSVTDNSGTLVSRRALAPADFRTATGGSVPGVALAPGSESQLQALLTARGARISGYTVELFYP encoded by the coding sequence ATGAGCCTGGCCACCCGCTGCACCGCCTGCGGCACGATCTTCCGTGTCGTGCAGGACCAGCTCAAGGTCTCGGAAGGCTGGGTGCGCTGCGGCCGCTGCCAGGACACCTTCAACGCGCTCGAAGGCCTGTTCGATCTGGAGCGCGAGGCACCGCCGCAGCGTATCCCGAAGGCCGGCGCTACGCAGTCGGTGGTCGAGGGCATGGCCGAGTTCGTTGCGAGCCATCACCCCGGCAACAGCGAACACGGCGCACTGCCGGCCATGCCCGCGACCCAGGAGCATGACGCGATCGAGTCGCGCTTCTTCGCGCCGCAGTCCGACGACAGCCGCTCGGACGAGCACCCCGATTTCGCCGATGCCCGCTTTCCGAGCGAGTTCCCGCCCGACGCCGCGGCACTGGAACCGGACGCGACCGAAGATCCCGTCGATGCGCTGCCGCCAGCCAGCCCCAAGAGCGCGCCGCCGTCCACGCCATTGCTGCAGCGCTGGCGCGACAGCCGTGCCGCGCGACAGGCGGCCGCGATGAGTTCGCTGCTGGAGGCGCCGATCGGGGACGAGGCGGCGATGCCGCCGCCCGCTGCGCCGGCCGTTGCCGGCACCCCAGGCTTCCTGCGCCAGGCCGAGGATGCGGCGCGCTGGCGCCGCCCGCGGGTGCGCGCCTCGCTCGTCGTGGCTGCGGCACTGCTGATCGGCACGCTGCTCACCCAGATCGCTGTGCAGTACCGCGACGCCTTCGCGGCACAATGGCCGCAGGCGCGGCCGACACTGGAAACGCTGTGCGAGGTGCTGGACTGCCGCATCGAGCCGCTGCGGCGCCTTGCGGCCATCACCGTCGAATCGAGTGGGCTGACGCAGGTGGAAGGCAGTGATGCCTACCGGCTGAGCCTGACGCTGCACAACCGGGGCCAGGTGGATATCGCCCTGCCGTCGGTCGATCTCAGTGTGACCGACAACAGCGGCACCCTGGTCTCGCGGCGCGCGCTGGCGCCGGCCGATTTCCGCACCGCCACGGGCGGTTCAGTGCCCGGCGTGGCGCTCGCCCCCGGATCGGAAAGTCAGTTGCAAGCACTGCTGACGGCGCGCGGCGCACGCATCAGTGGCTACACGGTCGAGCTGTTCTATCCCTGA
- a CDS encoding carbohydrate kinase family protein — protein MPALICGSLAFDTITMFPGRFAQQILPEQIHILNVSFLVPTLKREFGGCAGNIAYTHQQLGGTPVVMATLGADGDGYLQRLRDWGVSTSLVKRIDESYTAQAIIITDQDNNQITAFHPGAMQFAQRTAVPPRGDLTLAIVAPDGRDAMIEHAQQLHEAGIPFIFDPGQGLPMFDGAELRRFVEQASWVAVNDYEARMLCDRTGLSLEQLSRSHLRGLFVTLGADGCEVWEQGQVRRVPGVAATAIVDPTGCGDAFRGALLYGLERDWPLARCAELGNRVGALKIACAGPQNHRIDRAALGL, from the coding sequence ATGCCGGCCCTGATCTGCGGTTCGCTCGCGTTCGACACCATCACCATGTTCCCCGGCCGCTTTGCGCAACAGATCCTCCCTGAGCAGATCCACATCCTCAACGTGTCCTTCCTGGTACCCACGCTGAAGCGCGAATTCGGCGGTTGCGCCGGCAATATCGCCTACACCCACCAGCAGCTGGGCGGCACGCCGGTGGTGATGGCGACGCTCGGCGCCGACGGCGACGGCTACCTGCAGCGGCTGCGCGATTGGGGCGTGAGCACGTCCCTGGTCAAACGCATCGATGAAAGCTACACGGCGCAGGCGATCATCATCACCGACCAGGACAACAACCAGATCACCGCCTTCCATCCCGGCGCGATGCAGTTCGCACAGCGCACGGCGGTGCCCCCACGGGGTGACCTGACGCTCGCGATCGTGGCACCGGACGGCCGCGACGCGATGATCGAGCATGCCCAGCAGCTGCACGAGGCCGGCATTCCGTTCATCTTCGATCCGGGCCAGGGCCTGCCGATGTTCGACGGCGCCGAACTGCGCCGATTCGTCGAGCAGGCGAGTTGGGTCGCGGTGAACGACTACGAGGCGAGGATGCTGTGTGACCGCACCGGCCTGAGCCTCGAACAACTGTCGCGCTCCCACTTGCGCGGCCTGTTCGTCACACTGGGCGCTGACGGCTGCGAGGTGTGGGAGCAGGGGCAGGTCCGGCGCGTTCCTGGCGTGGCCGCCACGGCGATCGTCGATCCGACCGGTTGCGGCGACGCCTTCCGCGGTGCGCTGCTCTACGGACTGGAGCGCGACTGGCCCCTGGCGCGCTGCGCCGAACTCGGAAACCGCGTCGGCGCGCTGAAGATTGCGTGCGCCGGCCCGCAGAACCACCGCATCGATCGAGCCGCGCTCGGACTCTGA
- a CDS encoding histone H1-like DNA-binding protein: MATAKKPAAKKAPAKKAAAKKAPAKKVAAKKAPAKKAAVKKAPAKKAAAKKAPAKKAAAKKAPAKKAAAKKAPAKKAAAKKAPAKKAAAKKPAAKKAAKKPAAKKAAKKPAAKKAPAAPAAPAAPAAKTTLSPQAAWPFPTGTKP; this comes from the coding sequence ATGGCAACTGCGAAGAAACCGGCCGCTAAGAAGGCCCCGGCGAAGAAGGCTGCGGCCAAGAAGGCCCCGGCGAAGAAGGTCGCGGCCAAGAAGGCCCCGGCGAAGAAGGCTGCAGTCAAGAAGGCTCCGGCCAAGAAGGCGGCAGCGAAGAAGGCTCCGGCCAAGAAGGCGGCAGCGAAGAAGGCCCCGGCCAAGAAGGCGGCGGCGAAGAAGGCTCCGGCCAAGAAGGCGGCGGCGAAGAAGGCCCCTGCCAAGAAGGCCGCGGCGAAGAAGCCTGCCGCGAAGAAGGCCGCCAAGAAGCCGGCTGCGAAGAAAGCCGCGAAGAAGCCGGCTGCGAAGAAGGCTCCCGCCGCCCCTGCTGCGCCTGCAGCACCGGCAGCGAAGACCACGCTCAGCCCGCAAGCGGCTTGGCCTTTCCCGACGGGCACCAAGCCCTGA